The DNA window CGGTCCAGCAGGTCGTCGGTATACACGGCTCCCACCACTTTTCCCAGTTCCGCAAGCGCGGTGCGAAGCTCCGCCGCCACAAGCTCTTCCTCCGCCGGACCACTGGCGGTCGGAGCCGCAATCAACCGCCGCGCACCAGATAGCGAATCGCTCGCCAGCCGAATGCTTTCTCGCACGCGCGCCGCTGTACCAGC is part of the Pirellulales bacterium genome and encodes:
- a CDS encoding tRNA uridine-5-carboxymethylaminomethyl(34) synthesis GTPase MnmE produces the protein AGTAARVRESIRLASDSLSGARRLIAAPTASGPAEEELVAAELRTALAELGKVVGAVYTDDLLDRIFSRFCIGK